A genomic segment from Luteolibacter flavescens encodes:
- a CDS encoding addiction module protein, with product MSIADIPFEEFTKADKIALMEKLWDELSEDGPPAWHADVLASRAEEWERRDEVSEDWDTARAKLGSRGK from the coding sequence GTGAGTATTGCCGACATCCCATTCGAGGAATTCACAAAGGCCGACAAGATCGCGCTTATGGAGAAGCTATGGGACGAGCTTTCGGAAGACGGCCCCCCTGCTTGGCACGCGGACGTATTAGCGTCTCGGGCGGAGGAATGGGAGCGTCGGGATGAAGTGAGCGAAGACTGGGACACAGCCAGGGCAAAACTCGGATCACGCGGGAAATGA
- the proS gene encoding proline--tRNA ligase: protein MSDKTAITPTRAQDFPEWYQQVIKAADMAENSETRGCMVIKPWGYGIWELIQQQLDRKFKATGHQNAYFPLLIPISYLEKEAEHAEGFATECAVVTHHRLEPQKDPVTGKTKMIPTGELAEPYIIRPTSETIIGAAFSRWVQSYRDLPLLINQWANVMRWEMRPRLFLRTAEFLWQEGHTAHETQEEAIDETRQMHRVYEDFLRNHLAIPVIPGEKTENERFPGADMTLTVEAMVQDRKAIQAGTSHYLGQNFSKAQEIAFTGRDGVKQYVHTTSWGVSTRMIGTLIMAHADDDGLVLPPRVATQQIVIIPVTPKEDSKQAVLDACKALAETLRLEKNFHGDPLRVHVDARDIQGGIKKWEWVKKGVPIRIEIGPRDIETRKVCVQRRDRASNEKEFMDKEDFLRSATDILQDIHVTLLTRATEFRDANIAPCDTIADFHAHWSKDNPGWLLTPWAGTPDEEDELSKLHKITIRCLPLDKQDEPEANCILTGKPTKSRAIWGRSY from the coding sequence ATGTCCGACAAGACCGCCATCACCCCGACCCGTGCCCAGGATTTCCCCGAGTGGTACCAGCAGGTCATCAAAGCCGCCGACATGGCGGAGAATTCGGAAACCCGCGGCTGCATGGTGATCAAGCCGTGGGGCTACGGCATCTGGGAACTCATCCAGCAGCAGCTCGACCGGAAGTTCAAGGCGACCGGACACCAGAACGCCTACTTCCCCCTGCTCATCCCCATCTCCTACCTGGAGAAGGAAGCCGAGCACGCCGAGGGCTTCGCCACCGAGTGCGCCGTGGTCACTCACCACCGCCTGGAGCCGCAGAAGGACCCGGTGACGGGCAAGACGAAGATGATCCCGACCGGCGAGCTCGCCGAGCCCTACATCATCCGCCCGACCTCCGAGACCATCATCGGCGCGGCATTCTCGCGCTGGGTGCAGAGCTACCGCGACCTGCCCCTGCTGATCAACCAGTGGGCGAATGTGATGCGCTGGGAGATGCGCCCGCGTCTCTTCCTCCGCACCGCGGAATTCCTCTGGCAGGAAGGCCATACCGCGCACGAGACGCAGGAGGAGGCGATCGACGAGACCCGCCAGATGCATCGCGTCTATGAGGACTTCCTGCGGAATCACCTCGCGATCCCCGTGATCCCCGGCGAGAAGACCGAGAACGAGCGCTTCCCCGGTGCCGACATGACCCTGACCGTCGAGGCCATGGTCCAGGACCGCAAGGCCATCCAGGCCGGCACGTCGCACTATCTCGGCCAAAATTTCTCGAAGGCGCAGGAGATCGCCTTCACCGGCCGCGATGGCGTGAAGCAATACGTCCACACCACCTCGTGGGGCGTCTCCACGCGCATGATCGGCACGCTGATCATGGCGCACGCGGATGACGATGGACTGGTGCTGCCGCCGCGCGTAGCCACCCAGCAGATCGTCATCATCCCCGTCACGCCGAAGGAAGACTCGAAGCAAGCCGTGCTCGACGCCTGCAAGGCGCTCGCCGAGACGCTGCGCCTGGAGAAGAACTTCCACGGCGATCCCCTGCGCGTGCACGTCGATGCCCGCGACATCCAGGGCGGCATCAAGAAGTGGGAGTGGGTGAAGAAGGGCGTGCCGATCCGCATCGAGATAGGCCCGCGCGACATCGAGACCCGCAAGGTCTGCGTCCAGCGCCGCGACCGTGCTTCGAACGAAAAGGAATTCATGGACAAGGAGGACTTCCTCCGCTCCGCCACGGACATCCTGCAGGACATCCACGTCACGCTGCTGACCCGCGCCACGGAATTCCGCGACGCGAACATCGCGCCCTGCGACACCATCGCCGACTTCCACGCGCACTGGTCGAAGGATAATCCCGGCTGGCTGCTCACCCCGTGGGCCGGAACGCCGGACGAGGAAGACGAGCTTTCCAAGCTGCACAAGATCACCATCCGCTGCCTGCCGCTCGACAAGCAGGACGAGCCCGAAGCCAACTGCATCCTCACCGGCAAGCCGACCAAGTCGCGCGCCATCTGGGGGCGTAGCTACTGA
- a CDS encoding transglutaminase family protein, whose amino-acid sequence MSDSHLLKIVHRTHYRYAEPVTFQPHRLVIRPREGHDLRVESLLLEISPQADVVWTRDIFGNSVAHAHFHKPGSELRFDVEVSVRRFFDPEVPPLIAHSPSPYPLEYDTMEHGIVVGYLTPVYAEETAAVKEFIGTLPNPGDFPSAEAFVVRLAGIIHEKIRYERREQKGVQTPATTLSLGTGSCRDVATLMMETLRHLGIAARFASGYLDCQATRAARGSTHAWTEAYFPDLGWCGFDSTTGRRCDHRHIVTGTSHHPRGVMPVSGRYFGASGAFLSMTVAVEFSTPEEMVV is encoded by the coding sequence ATGAGCGACAGCCACCTGCTGAAGATCGTCCACCGCACGCACTACCGCTATGCGGAGCCGGTGACGTTTCAGCCGCACCGGCTGGTCATCCGCCCGCGCGAGGGGCACGACCTGCGGGTGGAGAGCCTGCTGCTGGAGATATCCCCGCAGGCGGACGTGGTGTGGACGCGGGATATCTTCGGGAATTCCGTGGCGCACGCGCATTTCCATAAGCCGGGGAGCGAACTGAGATTCGACGTCGAGGTATCGGTGCGGCGTTTCTTCGATCCCGAGGTGCCCCCGCTCATCGCGCATAGCCCGAGCCCGTATCCGCTGGAGTATGATACGATGGAGCACGGCATCGTGGTCGGCTACCTCACGCCGGTGTATGCAGAGGAGACGGCGGCGGTGAAGGAATTCATCGGCACGCTGCCAAATCCCGGGGACTTCCCCAGCGCCGAGGCATTCGTCGTGAGGCTCGCGGGGATCATCCATGAAAAGATCCGCTACGAGCGCCGGGAGCAGAAGGGCGTGCAGACGCCCGCTACCACGCTCTCGCTCGGCACCGGCTCCTGCCGGGACGTGGCCACGCTGATGATGGAGACGCTGCGGCACCTGGGCATCGCCGCGCGCTTTGCCAGCGGCTACCTGGATTGCCAGGCGACGCGTGCCGCGCGGGGCTCCACGCACGCGTGGACGGAAGCGTATTTCCCGGATCTCGGCTGGTGCGGCTTTGACTCCACCACCGGTCGGCGTTGCGATCACCGGCACATCGTGACGGGCACGAGCCATCATCCGCGCGGCGTCATGCCCGTCAGCGGGCGATACTTCGGCGCCAGCGGCGCCTTCCTCAGCATGACCGTGGCAGTGGAGTTTTCCACGCCGGAGGAGATGGTGGTGTGA
- a CDS encoding transglutaminase-like domain-containing protein: MPFQIHAELHYQVLQRSTVLLNLHALKTPNQTLSNEVFEITPGVKWEELPIETSGDNRYIRLDTGDATQLDIAYSVTADIRPQMVSHQSLRDVPVSRIHRSALPFLFPSRYCQADLLGKLAWKEFGGIAHPYDQVVAIADWIFENIDYLSGSTDTATSAFDTVTQRAGVCRDFAHLGIALCRALSIPARYFTGYACDMQPPDFHACFEACIGNRWIIFDPTRLASLNGLVRIATGRDAADASVATIFGSLQFNGMVVSCTSPDFKPLGPDDLAGQAIVIDS; the protein is encoded by the coding sequence ATGCCCTTCCAGATCCACGCCGAGCTCCACTATCAGGTCCTCCAGCGCAGCACCGTGCTGCTGAATCTCCACGCGCTGAAGACGCCGAACCAGACGCTTTCGAATGAGGTCTTCGAGATCACGCCGGGGGTGAAGTGGGAGGAGCTGCCGATCGAGACATCCGGGGACAACCGCTACATCCGGCTCGATACCGGGGATGCGACGCAGCTCGACATCGCCTACTCCGTCACCGCGGATATCCGCCCGCAGATGGTGAGCCACCAGTCCCTGCGGGACGTGCCGGTGTCCCGCATCCACCGCTCCGCGCTGCCCTTCCTCTTTCCCAGCCGCTACTGCCAGGCGGACCTGCTGGGGAAGCTCGCGTGGAAGGAATTCGGCGGCATCGCCCATCCCTACGATCAGGTGGTGGCGATCGCGGACTGGATCTTCGAAAACATCGACTACCTCTCCGGCAGCACGGATACGGCCACCTCGGCATTTGACACCGTGACGCAGCGTGCGGGCGTGTGCCGGGACTTCGCGCACCTGGGCATCGCGCTGTGCCGCGCACTGTCCATCCCCGCGCGCTACTTCACCGGCTATGCGTGCGACATGCAGCCGCCGGACTTCCACGCGTGCTTCGAGGCGTGCATCGGGAACCGCTGGATCATCTTCGACCCCACGCGCCTGGCCTCGCTGAATGGACTGGTGCGCATCGCCACGGGCCGCGATGCGGCGGATGCCTCGGTGGCGACGATCTTCGGCTCGCTGCAATTCAACGGAATGGTGGTATCGTGTACGTCGCCGGATTTCAAACCGCTCGGCCCCGATGACCTCGCGGGCCAGGCCATCGTCATCGACTCATGA
- the pheT gene encoding phenylalanine--tRNA ligase subunit beta — translation MNVSLNWLATHVDLKGKTPEELDRLLTFAGVEVEGIEVKGVASDKIVVAQIMEAVQHPDAEKLKVTQVDAGEGQLRQIVCGAKNYKVGDKVPCCLPGAVLPGGFTIGEAKMRGVESKGMLASASEIGLVDAVDGLLILPEDSPIGRPVKELFESDVLLEVEVTPNRPDLLSHHGMAREMATLLEVPLAPLEIPAREGFTADGVRIESPEACPFYTAVRISGVKIAPSPAWLQERLEAIGLKPINNVVDITNFVLHEIGQPLHAFDAAKVSGALVIRAAREGEEFLALDGQTYPLLAEDCVISDEAGSALALGGVMGGADSGVSDGTTDILLESAYFTPSRIRRTSRRTALSSDSSYRFERGVNPDGVLAGSALAVKLITEIAGGTAESVTMKAGEAPVLTQPVALDLAKLDQLTGASIPHDEAATILTRLGLSKSADGTWAVPSFRADLQRHIDLVEEIVRVKGLDAVPSRLRGTFVPSSAVDAAYDADMRIRERLAALGFHECQTIKLISDAQVTDALPLKPLLPGDTIRVSLPLSEDHAVMRPSLIPGLVASAARNIRQNAKALRFFEIGRVFRNAGGGKAKDLESDSLGLLLSGHSLPAGWATTESAADLYDLKAIVSALVPTAVLQLVPRPRDGFALAADIQADGQNLGTFAMLLPSRQRALDASTPVFIAELDLPKLRKFVAGSREIAELPQYPGSSRDLALEAPAALANVEIERVLAKVKEPLLTGFECFDVFSDATGQKLAADRKSIAYRMQYRAADRTLKAEEVDAAHKSVVAALTGGLPVTQR, via the coding sequence ATGAACGTTTCACTCAACTGGTTAGCGACGCACGTCGATCTCAAGGGCAAGACTCCCGAGGAGTTGGACCGTCTTCTGACTTTCGCCGGTGTGGAAGTCGAAGGCATCGAGGTAAAGGGCGTCGCTTCGGACAAGATCGTGGTCGCGCAGATCATGGAGGCCGTGCAGCACCCGGATGCGGAGAAGCTGAAGGTGACGCAGGTGGATGCGGGCGAGGGCCAGCTCCGCCAGATCGTCTGCGGTGCGAAGAATTACAAGGTGGGCGACAAGGTGCCATGCTGCCTGCCCGGCGCGGTGCTGCCCGGTGGCTTCACCATCGGCGAGGCAAAGATGCGCGGCGTGGAGTCGAAGGGCATGCTCGCCTCCGCTTCCGAGATCGGCCTGGTGGATGCGGTGGATGGCCTGCTCATCCTGCCGGAGGATTCCCCGATCGGCAGGCCGGTGAAGGAGCTCTTCGAAAGCGACGTGCTCCTCGAGGTCGAGGTCACGCCGAATCGCCCGGACCTGCTCAGCCACCACGGCATGGCGCGCGAGATGGCGACACTGCTGGAGGTGCCGCTCGCCCCGCTGGAGATCCCGGCGCGCGAGGGCTTCACCGCGGATGGCGTGCGGATCGAGTCCCCGGAGGCCTGCCCCTTCTACACCGCGGTGCGCATCTCCGGCGTGAAGATCGCGCCGAGCCCGGCGTGGCTGCAGGAGCGGCTGGAGGCCATCGGCCTGAAGCCGATCAACAACGTGGTCGATATCACGAACTTCGTGCTCCACGAGATCGGCCAGCCGCTGCACGCCTTCGATGCGGCCAAGGTCAGCGGCGCGCTGGTCATCCGCGCGGCGCGGGAGGGCGAGGAATTCCTCGCGCTCGACGGCCAGACCTACCCGCTGCTCGCCGAGGACTGCGTGATCTCGGATGAAGCGGGCAGCGCCCTCGCCCTCGGCGGCGTGATGGGTGGCGCGGACAGCGGCGTCTCCGACGGCACCACGGACATCCTACTAGAGTCGGCGTACTTCACGCCCTCGCGCATCCGCCGCACCTCGCGTCGCACCGCGCTTTCCTCGGACTCGTCGTACCGCTTCGAGCGCGGCGTGAATCCGGATGGCGTGCTCGCGGGCTCCGCGCTGGCGGTGAAGCTCATCACGGAGATCGCCGGCGGCACCGCCGAGTCGGTGACCATGAAGGCCGGTGAAGCCCCCGTGCTGACGCAGCCGGTGGCGCTCGATCTCGCGAAGCTAGACCAGCTCACCGGCGCGAGCATCCCGCATGATGAGGCCGCGACCATCCTCACCCGCCTCGGTCTCTCCAAGAGTGCCGACGGCACCTGGGCCGTGCCGTCATTCCGCGCGGACCTGCAGCGCCACATCGACCTCGTCGAGGAGATCGTCCGCGTGAAGGGCCTCGATGCCGTGCCGTCGCGCCTGCGTGGCACCTTCGTCCCGTCCAGCGCGGTCGATGCCGCCTACGATGCGGACATGCGCATCCGCGAGCGCCTCGCCGCCCTCGGCTTCCACGAGTGCCAGACCATCAAGCTGATCTCCGACGCACAGGTGACGGATGCCCTGCCGCTGAAGCCGCTGCTGCCCGGCGATACCATCCGCGTGAGCCTGCCGCTCAGCGAGGACCACGCCGTGATGCGCCCCAGCCTCATCCCGGGCCTCGTGGCCTCCGCCGCGCGGAATATCCGCCAGAATGCGAAGGCGCTGCGGTTCTTCGAGATCGGCCGCGTCTTCCGCAATGCCGGCGGTGGCAAGGCAAAGGACCTCGAGAGCGATTCGCTCGGCCTGCTGCTCTCCGGCCACTCCCTGCCCGCGGGCTGGGCCACCACGGAGTCCGCTGCCGATCTCTACGACCTGAAGGCGATCGTCTCCGCGCTGGTCCCCACCGCGGTGCTGCAGCTCGTGCCGCGCCCGCGCGATGGCTTCGCGCTCGCCGCGGACATCCAGGCGGACGGGCAGAATCTGGGCACCTTCGCGATGCTGCTGCCGTCCCGCCAGCGTGCGCTGGATGCCTCCACGCCCGTCTTCATCGCCGAGCTCGATCTGCCAAAGCTCCGCAAGTTCGTCGCGGGCAGCCGCGAGATCGCCGAGCTGCCGCAGTATCCCGGCTCCTCGCGCGACCTCGCGCTGGAGGCCCCCGCCGCTCTCGCGAATGTCGAGATCGAGCGGGTGCTGGCCAAGGTGAAGGAGCCGCTGCTGACCGGCTTCGAGTGCTTCGATGTCTTCAGCGATGCCACGGGCCAGAAGCTCGCCGCCGACCGCAAGTCCATCGCCTACCGCATGCAGTACCGCGCCGCGGACCGCACGCTGAAGGCCGAGGAAGTCGATGCCGCGCACAAGTCCGTGGTCGCCGCCCTCACCGGCGGCCTCCCGGTCACCCAGCGCTGA
- a CDS encoding immunity 50 family protein: protein MSDQLGQPEYPVEQAAIDLIRGRDLLIGHYGGWPAFIDAEVIRMTLERAPTGHAAAHSLRAVFLTFDIHQAPDSPMRKQAHTEILFSSVGRLSVTEWQHQNPIQGLSITRRRDDKLNADLFLVRWGGLGHEVGFDCDRITVVDLVDLNPFQKSFPQLLP from the coding sequence ATGTCAGATCAACTGGGGCAGCCCGAGTATCCGGTGGAGCAGGCAGCGATTGACCTGATCCGCGGTCGTGACCTTTTGATCGGGCACTATGGCGGGTGGCCTGCCTTCATCGATGCGGAGGTGATCCGCATGACCCTGGAGCGGGCACCGACCGGCCATGCCGCGGCCCATTCTCTCCGGGCGGTTTTTCTCACCTTCGACATCCACCAGGCTCCGGACTCCCCGATGAGAAAACAGGCTCACACCGAGATCCTTTTTTCCAGTGTGGGACGGCTGTCGGTGACAGAGTGGCAGCATCAGAATCCCATCCAAGGCCTCTCAATCACACGTCGCCGTGACGATAAGCTGAACGCCGATCTCTTTCTCGTCCGCTGGGGTGGGCTCGGCCACGAGGTCGGTTTCGACTGCGACCGGATCACGGTGGTCGATCTGGTGGATCTCAACCCGTTCCAGAAGTCCTTCCCGCAGCTCCTCCCCTAA
- the pheS gene encoding phenylalanine--tRNA ligase subunit alpha, which translates to MKDQIEAIQAEALARIAAATDTRAVEDARVSVLGKKGTLTEVSAGMRDVPKEEKAAIGALLNTARAAITAALEEKQAALQDATDKKALEGIDLTLPARALNHGSLHPLTILRHQAISILRRMGFALAEGPEIEDEFHCFDALNTPADHPARNEKDTFYFDSGKLLRTHTSSVQVRTMESAQPPVRIIAPGSAYRRDEIDATHLSVFNQLEGLYVDTDVSLGDLKGTLEYFFQEMFGSGTEVRFRPHFFPFTEPSFEIDVKLHVKGQAPRWIEVAGCGMVDPAVFEQINASRKDGTYAPEKVTGFAFGMGLDRLAMIRWGIKDIRLLIENDARFLKQFA; encoded by the coding sequence ATGAAGGACCAGATCGAAGCCATTCAGGCCGAGGCACTCGCCCGGATCGCCGCTGCCACCGACACCCGTGCGGTGGAAGACGCCCGTGTCTCCGTGCTCGGGAAAAAAGGCACCCTCACCGAGGTCTCGGCCGGCATGCGCGACGTGCCGAAGGAAGAAAAGGCCGCGATCGGCGCCCTGCTGAATACCGCCCGCGCCGCGATCACCGCGGCGCTGGAGGAAAAGCAAGCCGCCCTGCAGGATGCCACGGACAAGAAGGCGCTGGAGGGGATCGACCTCACCCTCCCGGCGCGCGCGCTGAACCACGGCTCGCTGCACCCGCTGACCATCCTGCGCCACCAGGCCATCTCCATCCTGCGCCGCATGGGCTTCGCCCTCGCCGAGGGGCCGGAGATCGAGGACGAGTTTCACTGCTTCGACGCGCTGAACACGCCCGCCGACCACCCGGCTCGCAACGAAAAGGACACCTTCTACTTCGACTCCGGCAAGCTGCTGCGCACGCACACCTCGTCCGTGCAGGTCCGCACGATGGAGTCGGCGCAGCCGCCGGTGCGCATCATTGCCCCCGGCTCGGCCTACCGCCGCGACGAGATCGACGCGACCCACCTGTCGGTCTTCAACCAACTCGAGGGCCTGTATGTGGATACGGATGTCTCCCTCGGCGACCTGAAGGGCACGCTGGAGTATTTCTTCCAGGAGATGTTCGGCTCCGGCACGGAAGTCCGTTTCCGCCCGCACTTCTTCCCCTTCACGGAGCCCAGCTTCGAGATCGACGTGAAGCTCCACGTGAAGGGCCAGGCCCCGCGGTGGATCGAGGTCGCCGGCTGCGGCATGGTGGACCCCGCCGTCTTCGAGCAGATCAATGCCTCGCGGAAGGACGGTACCTACGCGCCTGAAAAGGTCACCGGCTTCGCCTTCGGTATGGGTCTCGACCGCCTCGCGATGATCCGCTGGGGCATCAAGGACATCCGTCTCCTGATCGAGAACGACGCGCGTTTCCTCAAGCAATTCGCCTGA
- a CDS encoding cation:proton antiporter, with protein sequence MHDLILTFAGGLGIALIFGYLSHRLGLSPIVGYLLAGIVVSPHTPGFAADQGMADQMAHIGVILLMFGVGLHFHFKELLAVKRIAVPGAIVQSAAATILSMVIMRSFGWSWASGAVFGMAIAVASTVVLTRILVDNKHLHTPTGHIAIGWLVVEDIFTVFVLVLIPAIFGGEATGAGAVTLALLWTTLKIGALVAFTFIVGGWAIPRLLTSIARTGSGELFTLTILVLALGIALGASKFFGVSMELGAFLAGMVVGRSEFSNRAATDALPMKDAFAVLFFVSVGMLFDYQALIASPWLALATMGIVIIGKPLAALIITVALGYPLKTALSVSAVLSQIGEFSFIVATIAKTYGLVNEEAFNALVATAIVSITLAPLLYRSVDPIERWVAKRPALWKLFNRNAIGGDAADLDDGIHRRAVVIGYGPVGQTVVRLLKDNGFTPMIVEMNVDTVRQLNAAGEKAQYGNASHPATLQAAGTDKADILVLSASSVSMGCEVIKEARSLNPKIRVVARTSYLKEANELLEAGANAVFSGEGEVALSMTEAILDNFGATPEQIERESERIRRELFPRAT encoded by the coding sequence ATGCATGACCTCATCCTCACATTCGCCGGTGGCCTTGGTATCGCTCTCATCTTCGGCTATCTCTCCCACCGTCTCGGTCTCTCCCCGATCGTCGGTTATCTGTTAGCCGGTATCGTCGTCAGCCCGCATACGCCCGGCTTCGCGGCGGACCAGGGGATGGCGGATCAGATGGCGCACATCGGGGTCATCCTGCTGATGTTCGGCGTGGGCCTGCATTTCCACTTCAAGGAGCTGCTGGCCGTGAAGCGGATCGCGGTGCCCGGTGCCATCGTCCAGAGTGCGGCGGCCACGATCTTGAGCATGGTCATCATGCGGAGCTTCGGGTGGTCGTGGGCATCGGGCGCGGTCTTCGGCATGGCCATCGCCGTAGCCAGTACTGTGGTGCTCACCCGCATCCTGGTGGATAACAAGCATCTGCACACGCCGACCGGTCACATCGCGATCGGCTGGCTGGTGGTGGAGGATATTTTCACCGTCTTTGTGCTGGTCCTGATCCCCGCCATCTTCGGCGGCGAGGCTACGGGAGCCGGGGCAGTGACGCTGGCGCTGTTGTGGACCACGCTGAAGATCGGCGCTCTGGTCGCTTTCACCTTCATCGTCGGCGGCTGGGCGATCCCGCGGCTGCTCACGAGCATCGCGCGCACGGGGTCCGGCGAGCTTTTCACGCTTACCATCCTGGTGCTGGCGCTGGGCATCGCGCTCGGCGCGTCGAAGTTCTTCGGCGTCTCCATGGAGCTGGGTGCCTTCCTCGCCGGCATGGTCGTCGGCCGCTCGGAATTCAGCAACCGCGCCGCGACCGACGCGCTCCCGATGAAGGATGCCTTCGCGGTGCTTTTCTTCGTCTCCGTCGGCATGCTCTTCGACTATCAGGCGCTGATCGCCAGCCCTTGGCTCGCGCTGGCCACCATGGGCATCGTCATCATCGGCAAGCCGCTGGCGGCGCTGATCATCACCGTGGCGCTGGGCTACCCGCTGAAAACCGCGCTCTCCGTGAGTGCCGTGCTCTCGCAGATCGGTGAGTTCTCCTTCATCGTCGCCACCATCGCGAAGACGTACGGGCTGGTGAATGAGGAGGCCTTCAATGCCCTGGTCGCCACGGCGATCGTCTCCATCACCCTCGCGCCGCTCCTTTACCGCTCCGTGGATCCCATCGAGCGCTGGGTGGCGAAGCGCCCCGCGCTGTGGAAGCTGTTCAACCGCAATGCCATCGGCGGCGATGCCGCGGACCTGGATGACGGCATCCACCGCCGCGCCGTGGTCATCGGCTACGGCCCGGTCGGCCAGACCGTCGTCCGCCTGCTGAAGGACAACGGCTTCACGCCGATGATCGTGGAAATGAACGTGGATACCGTGCGCCAGCTCAATGCCGCGGGCGAAAAGGCCCAGTATGGCAATGCCAGCCACCCCGCCACGCTCCAGGCCGCGGGCACGGACAAGGCGGACATCCTGGTGCTGAGCGCCTCCAGCGTCAGCATGGGCTGCGAGGTCATCAAGGAAGCCCGCTCGCTGAATCCGAAGATCCGCGTGGTGGCCCGCACGTCCTACCTGAAGGAGGCGAACGAGCTGCTGGAAGCCGGGGCGAATGCCGTCTTCTCCGGCGAGGGCGAGGTCGCGCTGTCCATGACCGAGGCCATCCTGGACAACTTCGGCGCCACGCCCGAGCAGATCGAGCGGGAGAGCGAGCGGATCCGCCGCGAGCTGTTTCCGCGGGCGACCTAG
- a CDS encoding ankyrin repeat domain-containing protein produces the protein MSRRGVIGLAAVVAGAIAIAAISGCFRGEGMTPLMLAAHGGSLASLKRGIAEGEDVNARSSYGWTALMFASWKGHREHVVALLDAGADPNLVSGAVPSRFETVAGTPPTTALREAISNGHLDIARLLMSRGAKVEAGAAVAAAGKDDRALLEELDRRGVDWNEACPHMWHGTPLRAAAAAGNRKNIDWLLRHGANVNLVAGSPALKEAVDDDDPETVRFLLERGADPNLVYWSSDTVLFHATTKYVEDYHYKDNLEVIRLLLKHGADRNHRATSDKVTALELLHIQKSNSAKYLRDAKTPEIRARHEASDRHREAVMKLLDS, from the coding sequence ATGAGTCGGAGAGGAGTCATCGGTCTCGCGGCGGTCGTCGCCGGGGCCATCGCCATTGCCGCGATCTCCGGTTGCTTCCGGGGCGAGGGGATGACGCCGCTGATGCTGGCCGCCCATGGGGGCAGCCTCGCTTCGCTGAAGCGGGGCATCGCCGAGGGCGAGGACGTGAATGCGCGCAGCAGCTACGGGTGGACCGCGCTGATGTTTGCCTCATGGAAGGGTCACCGCGAGCACGTGGTGGCGCTGCTCGATGCCGGGGCGGATCCGAATCTCGTCTCGGGCGCGGTGCCCTCGCGCTTCGAGACGGTGGCGGGCACCCCGCCCACCACCGCGCTGCGAGAGGCGATCAGCAACGGCCACCTGGACATCGCCCGCCTGCTCATGAGTCGCGGGGCGAAGGTGGAGGCAGGTGCCGCCGTAGCCGCCGCGGGGAAGGACGACCGCGCGCTGCTGGAGGAGCTGGACCGGCGCGGCGTGGACTGGAATGAAGCGTGTCCCCACATGTGGCACGGTACGCCGCTCCGGGCCGCCGCCGCCGCAGGCAACCGGAAGAACATCGACTGGCTGCTCCGCCACGGCGCGAACGTGAATCTGGTGGCAGGCTCCCCCGCGCTGAAGGAAGCGGTGGACGATGACGACCCGGAAACCGTCCGCTTTTTATTGGAGCGCGGGGCCGACCCGAACCTTGTCTATTGGTCGAGCGATACGGTCCTTTTTCATGCCACTACAAAGTATGTAGAGGACTACCACTACAAAGATAACCTCGAGGTCATCCGATTGCTGCTGAAGCACGGTGCCGACAGGAACCACAGGGCCACCAGTGACAAGGTCACCGCACTGGAGCTGCTCCATATCCAGAAGAGTAATAGCGCCAAATACTTGCGCGATGCCAAGACGCCCGAAATCCGGGCCCGTCACGAGGCCTCGGACCGTCATCGCGAGGCCGTGATGAAGCTGCTGGATTCCTAA
- a CDS encoding GNAT family N-acetyltransferase: MTPDENPTSPVKLRRWQADDSIPEITALLHLAYAPLAAMGLRYTATHQGDEVTLSRLQRGTAFIGELHGGIVATVTIYPTAGPDSSCAWYREPGVHYFGQFAVHPDLQRHGLGARMIGLLEKEALARGARELALDTAEPAHHLRQWYEKLGYRFIEHADWSSTNYRSVILSKSLVP, from the coding sequence ATGACCCCGGACGAAAATCCGACCTCCCCCGTGAAGCTCCGTCGCTGGCAAGCCGACGACTCCATCCCGGAAATCACCGCCCTGCTCCATCTGGCCTACGCACCGCTCGCGGCGATGGGCCTGCGCTACACCGCGACGCACCAGGGCGACGAGGTCACGCTCAGCCGGCTCCAGCGCGGCACCGCCTTCATCGGGGAGCTGCACGGCGGCATCGTCGCCACCGTCACGATCTACCCGACCGCCGGGCCGGACTCCTCCTGCGCGTGGTACCGCGAGCCGGGCGTGCATTACTTCGGCCAATTCGCCGTCCACCCGGACCTGCAACGCCACGGGCTCGGCGCGAGGATGATCGGGCTGTTAGAAAAGGAGGCACTCGCCCGCGGTGCACGCGAACTCGCGCTCGATACCGCCGAGCCCGCCCATCATCTGAGGCAGTGGTACGAGAAGCTCGGCTATCGCTTCATCGAACACGCCGACTGGTCATCGACGAACTACCGTAGCGTGATTCTCTCAAAGTCGCTCGTCCCATGA